A window of Natranaerovirga pectinivora contains these coding sequences:
- a CDS encoding SpoIID/LytB domain-containing protein, with product MKKKFLLLILITSLFIIPSSYATSSEDIILRVGLKALYERVPMIQINNTTLVVGYMVEDQWRKEVLLNSASGFKFTPANRSYLISIEFFNNYEAAKEVVRHLGLEGIKAYPGSISLGMWKIFVENDNETVMDQVNNRFGLTYHQIEDNELRVVMEADEYGVIFDNGFIHPVFETIDTINGIRVFDLGERKYRGRIEIGRYKSTEITAINIVTLEEYLYGVLPGEMSPNWPMEALKAQAVAARTYARYYRDVAPKYRFEPYDVCDTTNSQVYKGFSVEHERSNLAIDSTKGVMVYYGNNLIPTYFFSTSGGHTENSEDVWSAAVPYLKGVPDIYETDPSRRPWVTVLTPESIKDSLNRRNVNIGDILDVNVVGYTDAGRVTSLRIIGTGGEYVVNNETTRIWFGLYSRKFKLIKEDSQLQQVFNVINRTNTTVQPVDDLYMINGDGVTKKVMDAKDQFIVLSANNINNYPTIKGVKDQYIVVGQGFGHGVGMSQSGAKGMAQNGYTYDQIIEYYYTGVKVR from the coding sequence GTGAAGAAAAAATTTTTACTATTGATACTTATAACTTCTTTATTTATTATTCCATCATCCTATGCTACAAGTAGTGAAGATATTATACTTAGAGTGGGGTTAAAGGCTTTATATGAAAGAGTACCTATGATTCAAATTAATAATACAACTTTAGTTGTTGGGTATATGGTGGAAGACCAGTGGAGAAAAGAAGTTTTACTCAATAGTGCTAGTGGTTTTAAATTTACTCCAGCCAATAGAAGCTACCTTATATCTATAGAGTTCTTTAATAACTACGAAGCTGCTAAAGAAGTAGTAAGACATTTGGGTCTTGAAGGTATTAAAGCTTATCCAGGTTCTATTTCTCTAGGAATGTGGAAGATTTTTGTAGAGAATGATAATGAGACAGTAATGGATCAGGTGAATAATCGATTTGGTCTAACATATCATCAAATAGAAGACAATGAATTAAGAGTAGTTATGGAAGCTGATGAATATGGCGTAATATTTGATAATGGATTTATCCATCCTGTTTTTGAAACCATAGATACGATAAATGGCATAAGAGTATTTGATTTGGGCGAAAGAAAATATAGAGGTAGGATTGAAATAGGTAGATACAAAAGTACAGAGATAACAGCAATAAACATTGTTACCCTGGAGGAGTATTTATATGGTGTTTTACCTGGTGAAATGAGTCCTAATTGGCCAATGGAAGCATTAAAGGCCCAGGCAGTTGCTGCCCGGACATATGCAAGATATTATAGGGATGTTGCGCCCAAATATAGATTTGAGCCGTATGATGTATGTGATACAACGAATTCACAAGTTTATAAAGGTTTTAGTGTTGAGCATGAAAGAAGTAATTTGGCAATAGATTCAACTAAAGGTGTAATGGTGTATTATGGTAATAACTTAATCCCTACGTATTTCTTTTCTACTAGCGGTGGTCATACAGAAAATAGTGAAGATGTATGGTCAGCAGCAGTTCCTTATTTAAAAGGTGTACCAGATATATATGAAACAGACCCCAGTCGTAGACCTTGGGTTACAGTTTTAACACCAGAATCTATTAAAGATTCTTTAAATAGACGTAATGTAAATATTGGTGATATATTAGACGTAAATGTTGTAGGATATACAGATGCTGGAAGAGTAACTAGCTTGAGAATAATAGGTACTGGTGGAGAATATGTTGTTAATAATGAAACCACCCGGATTTGGTTTGGATTGTATAGTAGAAAGTTTAAATTAATTAAAGAAGACTCTCAATTACAACAAGTGTTTAATGTAATTAATAGAACCAACACAACAGTACAACCCGTAGATGATTTATATATGATTAATGGTGATGGTGTTACAAAAAAGGTAATGGATGCAAAGGATCAATTCATTGTTCTAAGTGCCAATAATATTAATAACTACCCAACTATTAAAGGCGTTAAAGATCAGTATATTGTTGTTGGACAAGGTTTTGGTCATGGAGTTGGAATGAGTCAATCTGGAGCTAAAGGAATGGCTCAAAATGGCTATACATATGATCAAATTATTGAGTATTATTATACAGGTGTAAAAGTGAGATAG